GGGTCGCGCCGGAGAGGGCAACACACGCCGCGTACGAGTCGTAGTAGGGCTCGAAGACGACCACCTCGTCGTCCGGCCCGTCGACGAGGGCGAGGAGCGTCGCCGCGAGGGCCTCCGTCGCTCCCGCCGTGACGACGATCTCGCTCGTCGGATCGAGCCGCAGACCGTAGAAGCGCTGCTGATGCTCCGCGATGGCCTCGAGCAGGTCCGTGGTGCCGCGGCCCGGCGGGTACTGGTTGGCGCCGTGCGAGATCGCCGTGCGCGCCGCCTCGAGAACCGCCTCGGGGCCGTCCTCGTCGGGGAACCCCTGCCCCAGGTTGAGCGCCCCCGTCGCGGCCGCGAGCGCGGACATCTCCGCGAAGATCGTGGGCGCGACCGATCCGTCCTCTCCGAGGAGACCCGCGCCCCGGGCGGCGCGCCTCCATGCTCCGTCGATGTGCGTCACCCGCTCAGGCTACCCGCACGCAAAGTCACGGATCCGGCATATCCTTCGCATAGGAACCACACAGAGTGCGCGATCACTCTGAGGGGGACGTGGAAGAAGGAGCACCCATGGACGACAACCAGCGTTCCGACGAGACCCCGGAGCAGAACGAGGACCCTGCCGTTGCAGCCGGCGGCGAAGCGGCCGCGTCGGGCCAGCCGACGGCCGACCCCGGGCGAGCGCAGCAGCTCAACATCCCGCCGCGGCCTGCGCCGCCGACGGGCTATGGCGTGAACCCGGCCGCCCCGTCGCAGACGCCGCCGAGCGCGGCCTTCGGCGCGCAGAACGCCTACCAGGCGCACGCCGGCGGACAGCCCACTGCCGAGAACGGCCACCATGCGGGCGCGGCCTTCGGCGCGACGCAGCCGACCCAGCCTCTGCCCCGCGACGGAGAGCAGCCCGGATGGGCGCCCGCGCCTGTCGCGGAGAAGAAGAGGACGGGCGCGGGCAAGGTCGCCGCGGCCGTGCTCGTGGCCGCCCTCGTCGGCGGCGCCGCCGGGTTCGGCGGCAGCTGGGCCTGGAGCTCCCTCTCGGGCGGGACGAGCATCGCCTCGTCGTCGGGGACGTCGCCGAGCAACATCACGGTGAACAACCCCGGCTCGGTGAACGAGGCGACCGCCATCGCCACCGAGGTGCTGCCCAGCGTGGTCACGATCGACGTCGCCGGCGCGTCGTCGTCGGGCAGCGGATCGGGCGTGGTCCTGAGCGACGACGGGTACGTCGTCACCAACACCCACGTCGTCACGCTCGGCGGCACGGAGAGCGACGCCACGATCCGGGTCACGACGAGCGACGGGCACATCTACGACGCCACCGTCGTGGGAACCGACCCGACCTACGACCTCGCCGTGATCAAGCTCGAGGGCGCGTCCGACCTCACGCCCATCGACTTCGCCGACTCCTCGCAGCTCAACGTCGGAGCGACGACCGTCGCCGTCGGCGCGCCGCTGGGACTCGCCAACACGGTGACGACGGGCATCGTCAGCGCCCTCAACCGCAGCATCGAGATCGCCTCGTCCGCCGCGCCCGAGGGTGACAGCACCGAGGACGACGACCAGGGCGACAGCTCGAGCCCCTGGTACTTCGACATCCCGGGCCAGGAGGAGCAGCAGTCCCAGGCGACCGAGTCCATCGCGATCTCGGTCATCCAGACGGACGCGGCCATCAACCCCGGCAACTCGGGCGGTGCGCTCGTCGACAGCGAGGGCAAGCTCATCGGGCTCAACGTCGCCATCGCGACCGCGGACAGCACGTCGGAGGAGTCGGGCTCCATCGGCGTCGGGTTCGCGATCCCGTCGAACATCGTCGAGCGCGTCGCGAACGAGATCGTCGAGACGGGCTCTGCCACGCACGGTCTGCTCGGCGCGAGCGTGCAGCCGTCGAGCCAGATCGAGGGAGCCACCATCACGGGCGCCTACATCGCCGAGGTCGTCGGCGGCGGAGCCGCCGCGGAGGCCGGCCTACAGGAGGGCGACATCGTCACGGCCTTCGACGGAGCGCCCGTCTCCGACGCGGTCGATCTCACGGCGCAGGTGCGGGCCGCCGCGGCCGGCAGCGACGCGACCATCACGTACGTGCGCGACGGCGAGGAGTACACGGCGGACGTCACGCTCGGCACGCTCGAGTGACACGACGCTCGCCCCGTCCGGGCGAGCCGACGAGAAGGACGCCGCCCCACCAGTACGCTCGTGGGGTGGCGTCCTTCTCGTTCGGCGCGGGCAACGCGGCAAAGCTCCTGCGCCTCCCGCTCTACGGCCTCGGACGCCTCGTGACCCTGATCGTGCCGCGCACGGACCGATGGGTGTTCGGCTGCGGCGCGGGCGTCGGCGACGGACCGCTGGAGATCTGGCGCATCGCCTCGTCCGAGGGGCGCGACACGGTGTGGCTCGCCGCCGACGAGGCGGAGGCGCGCGAGGCGGAGGCGCTCGGCATCCCCGCTCTCCCCAAGTTCTCGTGGCGCGGCTTCTGGGCGACCGCGCGCGGCGGCGTCCTCGTCGTCTCCTACGGGGCGGGCGACGTCAACCCGTACGCCGTGTCGGGAGGATTCCTCGCGCAGCTGTGGCACGGGATCCCGCTCAAGCGCATCGGCCTCGACTCCGCCGAGACCGTCCGCAGCGCGCTCCTCCCGGACTCCGCCGCCGTCTCCCGACTCCTGGCGTGGCTCTACCGCGGCGCCCAGCGGCGCATCAGCCTGATCCCCGCCGCATCGCACCTCGTGCGCGGTCGTCTCGAATCGGCGTTCGGCCTGCCCGACGGCCGTGTCGTCGTGACGGGGGAGCCGCGCGTCGACGTGCTGAGCAGAGGCGGCGAGGACGACCGGCGTACGCGCGGGAGGGAGATCGTCCGGTCCGTCGTGGGGGATGCGCCCGACGGCGCGGCGCTCGTGCTCTACGCGCCCACCTGGCGAGACGGCGACGTCGATCCGGCCGTCCCGGACGCCGCCGGGTGGCGTGAGATCGTCGACGCGCTCGATCGCGTGAACGCGGTGCTGCTCGTGCGCTCCCATCGGCTGGGCGAGGGCTCCTACACGCCCCCGTTCGCGACGGAGAGGGTGCGCGACCTGGGAGCGCACCGGCTTCGCGACGTCACCGCGGCGCTGCCGGGACTGGACGCCCTCGTCACCGACTACTCGTCGCTCGCGTACGACGCGGGGCTCGTCCCGCTGCCGGTGCTCTACCTCGCTCCCGACGTGGACGCGTATCGCTCCCGCCGGGGGTTCTACGGCTCCTATCGCGACGTCGCGGGCGACGACCACGCCACCGGATGGACGGAGCTGATCGCTCAGCTCGTGGCTCTCCGCGAGGATGCCGCAATCCGCGAGGACCGCACGGCGCGGTCTGCCAGACTGAGCGGACGCATGCACGCATTCCGCGACGGCGGCAATGCTCGACGCGTGTACGACGCGATCATCGCGCGTCGCGGAGCGGGCCGCAGCCCGAGGAGAGGACGCCGATGACCACTGCCCGGCTCGAACCGGACGGCACGCTTCTCGTCGTCGAGGGCGAGGGCCCGCGACCGCCTTCGGCGTTCCTGGAGGGCGCGCGGCTCCGCGTCGAGGGGAGGCTGACGGGACGGGGGAAGACCTGGAAGGCCCGCTTCCCGCTCACCGCCGCGCGCTGGGGCGGGGAGGAGCTGCCGCTGCCGTCCGGCCGCTACCGCATCGTCGTCGAGGGAGAGGAACCTCCCGAGCCGCTGCCGTCGCAGCTCGTCGGCGGGCTGCGCGCGACGATCGAGGGCGACGTGCTCGTCGTCGGCCCGCCCACGGACCCCGTCTACGACACGGCCGACGCACAGGGGGCGCTCGAGCGGCGCTACCTCTCACGGGCGATCCCGCTCGAGGACGCCGTGTTCTTCGAGAGCTTCTACGGCCGTCACGCGAGCTGCAACCCGCTCGCGATCGACCGCGAGCTCGCCCGTCGTGCGCCGCACGTGACGCGCTACTGGAGCGTGGTCGACCTCTCGGTCGCCGTTCCGGAGGGCGCGGTGCCGGTCGTCGAGGGAAGCCCGGAGTGGTGGCGGGCGCGGAGCGTCTCGCGGCTGCTCGTCGTGAACGACTGGCTGCGTCGCGCGTTCGCCCGGCGTCCGGGGCAGCGCGTGCTGCAGACCTGGCACGGCACGCCCCTCAAGCGCCTCGCCCTGCATCGGCGCGGCTTCGCCCCGCGGCGCTGGGGCGCCACCCTCAAGGAGTCCCGCCGCTGGGACGTGCTCCTCGCTCAGAACCCCTACGCCGCGGGAATCCTCGGCAGGGCCTACGCGTTCCTCCGCAAGCCGGTCTGGGTCGAGGGCTATCCCCGCAACGACCGGCTCGTGACGGGAGATCCGCGTGCCGCGCGCGAGCGGCTGGGGATCGGCCCGGACGAGCGCGTGCTCCTCTACGCGCCGACATGGCGCGACGACCGCGAGGAGATCGTCGACTTCCTCGACCCGAGCGGGCTCGCGGTCGGCGCCGACGCGGTGGTGCTCGTCCGCGGCCATTCCCGGACCCTCATCCCCGGGCGCGACGTCACGGGCCCTCGTGTCGTCGACGTGACGGCGTATCCCGACACCGCCGAGCTGCTCCTCGCGGCGGACGCGCTCATCACCGACTACTCGTCCGTGATGTTCGACTTCAGCGTCACCGGCAAGCCCATGTACTTCCTCGTGCCCGACCTCGAGCACTATCGCGGCGAGCTGCGCGGCTTCTACTTCGACCTCGCCGCGCACGCGCCGGGGCCGCTCGTGCGCGACGTGGACGAGCTCCTGGACGCGCTGGACGGCGACTCGTCGGAGTACGCCGGGAGGTACGAAGCCTGGCGTCGCCGGTTCAACGCGCGCGAGGACGGGCACGCCGCCGAGCGCGTCGTCGCCCGGATCCTCGACCAGGGCTTCGTCTCGCGCGGCTGAGCTCCGTCAGGGCAGCGGGGTGTTGCGGCCCGACAGCCGCGAGGTGTCGACCGTGTCGTGGGCTCCGCGGACCGCGCCGGTGAGGAAGCCCGTTCCCCAGGCCAGGTGCATCGTGGGGAGCACGGCCAGCAGCCATCCGCGTTCGCGGAGCCCGAAGCCCGGGCCGCGGGCCACGGCGGAGAACGCGACCACGAGGAGGACGTAGGCAGCGACCGGCAGGAGGACGGCGGGCGCCACGACGGCGAGCCACGGAAGGGCTGCTGCCGCCCCGGACGCGAGGAGCGCCCCGACGACGAGCGCGAGCGCGATGAGGATCACGAGCGCGGGCGGGGCGAAGTACTTCAGCGCATTGCGGCGGCCGTAGCGGCGAAACAGCTCGCCGCGCCACCGGCCGGTCGCGAGGAACTGCTTCGCGAGCCGCGTCCAGCTCGAGCGCGGCCAGTACGTCACCGAGAGCGCGGGGTCGAACCAGACGCGGTAGCCCGCGGAGCGGATGCGCAGATTGAGCTCCCAGTCCTCGCCGCGCCGGATCGTCTCGTCGAAGAGGCCGACGTCGTCGAGCACGGCGCGCCGGATGACGCCGAGGTAGGCCGACTCCGCCTCGCCCTCGAGCGAGCCGCCGTGGTACGCCGCGCCGCCGAGCCCGATGGGGGAGTTGTACGCCCAGGCGACGGCTCGCTGGAACGGCGTCCGCCCGTCTGCGCGCATCACGCCGCCCACGTTGCCTGCGCGCGTGCGGGCGAGCGTGTCGAGGGCGCGCGTCGCGTAGCCCGGCGTCAGCTCGGAGTGCGCGTCGACGCGCACGATGGTGGGATGGGAGCTGGCGCGGATGGCCGCGTTGAGGCCCACGGGGATGTCGGCTGCGGGGTTCTCGACGAGGACGATGCGATCGTCCGCCGCCGCGAGCTCGTGCGCGAGCGCCGTGGTGCCGTCCGTCGAGGGCCCCAGTGCGAGCACGAGCTCGATGGGGCCGGGGACCTCCTGCGCGAGCGTCGTCTCGACGGCGCGCCGGAGGTAGCCGATCTCGTTGAGGACGGGCATCACGAACGACACGCCGGCGTCGGCCGCCACCTGCGTCGCGTCCCGGCGCGGCTGACGGGGGCCGACGGCGGGATCGTTACGCATTCGTCGATCATCCCATGTCGGTCGCCGGGAAGCCCCCGGGTAGCCTGGAGCGGTGGGTCTCGTGGGCGATGTGAAGAGAACGACCGACTTCCTGCGGAAGGCCTTCACCTCCCGCCGCGCTCACCGCGCCGTGAGCCGCACCTTCGCGTCGAGGCCGCTGACGCCGCACCGCTTCCGGATCGCGGTCTACTTCGCGGACAGCGAGGTGAACATGTACCAGATGCGTCAGTGGTACGGGCCCCTGCGGAAGCTGGCGGAGCGCTGGCCCGTCGTCGTCATGGCGCGCAACGCGATGGGGGCCAAGGCCCTGCTCGACGACGGCGCGCTGCCGATCGCGTTCGTGCCCAGCGTGACGAGCGTGGAGCGCTTCCTCGACGCCCAGGACATCCGGATCGTGCTGTACGTGAACCAGAACACCCGGAACTTCCAGATGTTCCGCTACGGCGGGTGCTGGCACGTGTTCATCAACCACGGCGAGTCCGACAAGATGTACATGACGACGAACCAGTACAAGGCGTACGACTTCGCGTTCGTGGCGGGCCAGGCGGCGCGCAACCGCCTGAGCCGGGTGCTGTGGGACTACGACATCGACCGCCGGACGATCGAGATCGGCCGCCCGCAGGCCGACCACTACTCCGCGGACGTGCCGTACGCTCCCGACGATCGGACGGTGGTGCTCTACGCGCCGACGTGGGAGGGCGACCGTCCGGCGGCCCGGTACGGATCGGTGGTCACGCACGGCGTCGAGCTCGTCGACGCGCTGCTCGCGACCGGCAGGCACCGCGTCGTCTACCGTCCGCACCCGCGCAGCGGCGTCGTCGACCGCGCGTTCGGCGAGGCGAACGCGCGCATCATCCAGGCCATCCGCACCGCGAACGAGAAGGACCCCTCCGCCCAGCACGTGTACGACGACGGGCCGGACCTCGGCTGGCAGCTGGCGGCGGCGGATGTGGCGATCGTCGACATCTCGGCGATGGTGTACGACCGGCTGGCGGTCGGAAAGCCTCTTCTCATCACCCTTCCCGCCGATCCCGCCGCCGAGATCGACGAGGGCGGCTACCTGTCCGCGTGCGAGTGGCTCGAGCCGGAGGGGGCGCTGGACATCGTCGCCGAGATCGATCGCGTGCGCGCCGATCCCGAGGCGACCGAGCGGCTCGCCCACTGGGTCGAGCACTACTTCGGCGACACGACCCCGGGGGCGGCGACGGCGAAGTTCCACGCGGCCGTCGAGCAGCTCATGGCGAAGTGGGACGACTGGAACGCACGCGCGGGCGCGTGAGGCAGCCGTTCCCGTCTCCGCCGCTCAGCGGATGGGCCAGCTGCCGTCGAGCGCTTCCTCGGGGTCGAGCCGGCCGATCTTGACGAAGTACTCCGTCAGGCTCTCCGCCTGCTCGCGCGCCCATCCGATCTGACGCGTGTGCAGCTCGTCGGGATCGGCCGGGAGACGGTCGGCGTACCGGTCGGCGATGGCGAGCGCGACGCGACCCGCGGCCACGGCGTCGGCAGAGGCCTCGTGCGCGGCGTCGAGGTCGACGTCGTAGTGCGCGGCGACGGTCTCCAGCGTCCGCTTGCCGCGCCGGAAGCGGTCGAAGCTCTTGTCGATCACGAGCGGATCGACCACCGGCGTCGGCTGCGCGATCGGCTCGACGCCGTGCCGCAGCGCCTCGTGCTTGAGCAGCGAGAAGTCGAAGGGGGCGTTGTACGCGACGATCGGGATGCCGCCGGCGAAGATCGTGCGCAGCGCCGCCACGATCTCGGCCGCGACCTCCGCCGCCGGACGCCCCTCGGCGCGCGCCCGCTCCGTCGTGATGCCGTGCACGGCCGTCGCGCCCTCGGGGATCTCGACGCCGGGGTCGGCCATCCAGCGCTCGTCGTGGATCACCGATCCATCGCGGTCGAGAAGGCCGACGTACGCGGTGACGATGCGGTCGTTCTCGACGTCCACGCCCGTCGTCTCGAGATCGAAAACGCCGACCCGGTCGAGTCCTGGGCGCGAGACGCCCGCGGGCGACGCGGCGACGGTGGACGGCACGTCGAAGACCATCGTGATCTCCTCCTGGGAGGCGTGGGCGGCGCGCCGGGGGACTCCGCCCCTGGTGCGAGCGGAGCGGCTGAACCACGTGGGCCGCTCGCCCCCGTCGTCGATGTCGAACAGGGGCGGCGGATCCGGCCATGATGTCGCCATACTCAGAATGTAGGGCCCATCGGCGACAAACCCGCGCATGCCACCCCGGCGAACGTAGACTCGTGCGGTGCCCGTCGCCTCTCCCTACGCATCCCGGCTCGCTCGCATCCCCGTGGAGCGCCGCGAGGCGGACGTCCTCGGAGCGACGACGGCGTACTGGACGTACGGGCCCGCCGACGCGGAGACGACCGTCCTCGCCGTCCACGGCTTCCGCGGCGACCACCACGGGCTCGAGCCCGTGGTGGCGCACCTCCCGGAGGCGCGCATCGTCATGCCGGACCTGCCGAGCTTCGGCGAGACCCCGCCGCTGCCCGGACGCGGTCTCGACCTCGAGGCCTTCTCGGACTGGCTCACCGCGTTCGCGGACGCCGTCGCACCGGGCGCCGTCGTGCTCGGGCACTCCTTCGGGTCGATCGTCGCCTCGTCGGCGGTGGCGCGAGGACTCCCCACGCCGCGGCTGATCCTCGTGAACCCGATCGGCGCGCCGGCCCTCGAAGGGCCTCGCGGGCTGCTCACCCGTCTCGCCGTGCTCTACTACTGGGCGGGGGCCAGGCTCCCGTCGCGCATCGGCACGTGGCTGCTGCGCAGCCGTGTCGTCGTGCGCGTCATGAGCATCGCGATGGCGAAGACGCGCGACCGGCGGCTGCGGCGGTGGATCCACGATCAGCACGACCGCTTCTTCTCGGGCTTCTCCGACCGTGAGGCGCTGCGCGAGGCGTTCGTGACGAGCGTCTCGCACGACGTGCGGGAGTTCGCCCCCGTGATCTCGCAGCCGACCCTCCTCGTCGCGGCCGACCGCGACGACATCACGTCGATCGAGGACGAGCGCGCGCTGCGCGGGATGTTCCCCGACGCGCGGCTCGTCGAGCTGGAGGGCGTCGGCCACCTCATCCACTATGAGAAGCCGGCCGAGGCCGCCGAGGCCATCCGCTCGTTCCTCTGAGCGCGTCGGCTCAGCGCTCGCGCCGCGCGAGCTCCATGAGGCCGCTCACGCGATAGGGGATGGCCTCCCGCATGACGAGCGAGGTCTCCGTGCGCTCCACGCCCGCGATGGCGAGGATGCGGGCGTCGACGTCGAACAGGTGGCGCGCGTCGCGGCACGCGACGAGCGCGAGCAGGTCGACCTGTCCGCTGACGCCGTAGACCTGGATGATCTCGGGGATGCGGCGCAGCTCCTCCGTGATGACGGGGAGGTCGGGCTGGCGCACGCCGATCGAGAGGAACGCCTGCAGCGGGAAGCCCAGTCCCTCGGTCGAGATCGCGCGCTCGAAGGAGTGGAACACCCCCGCCTGCTCGAGCCGGGACATCCGCGCCTGCACGGTGTTGCGCGAGAGGCGCAGGCGCTCGGCGAGCGCGACGACGGTCGCGCGCGGATCCTCGGAGAGCGCGGCGAGCAGCTCGAGGTCGACGTGATCGAGGGAGGCCATAGAGTGAGACGCTAACACGCGGCGGTGCGGAGGATTGCGCATCCTGCTCAGACGTTATCGGATCGATTGGGCGACGTGGCGGAGAACCCGTGAAACGACGTCGACGACTGCGCGGACCGCTGTCCTCACGGGGTCATGCGCAGCCCTCCGCCCGGACCTGCGGCGTCATGCCTCCGTCGCGATGGCGGACGACGAGAGCAGCGCGAAGCCGTCGGCGTCGAAGCGGAACGCGTGCTGCGACCCGTTCTCGACGCGGTCGCCCTCTCGCGGCAGCTCGCCTCCCGACGCCACGGCGATGAGCACGCGGATGAGCCCGCCGTGCGCGACCGCGATGAGCGGTCCGGCGCTTCCCGCGTCGGCGTGCGCCGTCGCCGCGCTGCGCAGCGCGTCCACCGCGCGCGCGGCGACGTCCTCGTCCGTCTCGGCGTCCGCCCCCATGGCTCGGCGGCGGAGCGCGGAGAGGTCCTCGGCGGTGAGCCCCTCCGCCGACGCGTAGTCCCGCTCGACGAGGCCGTCGAAGAGGACGGGATGCGCGAGGCCGAGGGCGTTGGCGATGATCTCGGCCGTCTCCTTCGCCCGCGTCAGGGGGCTGGCGACGATCGCGGTGTAGCCGCCGTCGCGCAGCGCCTCCGCCGCGGCGCGCGCCTGCTCGCGGCCCGTGTCGTTGAGCGGGATGTCGGTGCGGCCCTGCACGCGGCCGAGCAGGTTCCAGTCGGTCTGTCCGTGGCGGACGAGGGTGATGACGGTCACCCTCCGAGCCTAGGCGGTGAAGCCGGGAGGGCGCCGTCCCGGAGTGCGGACGGGGTCAGCGGGCGGCGGCGAGGGCGTCCGCCAGCGCCGGGAGCACCTCGCTCGTTCCGGCGTCGATCTTCACCGCGGCGCGGTGGTCGGCCCGCGTCTCGCCGCGATTCACGATGACGACCGGGAGCCGCTTCCGCCGCGCTCGTTCGACGAGGCGGATGCCCGAGTTCACCACGAGCGAGGAGCCTGCCACGAGGAGGGCCTCGCTCGAGCTCACGAGCTGCTCGGCCTCGCGGAACTTCTCGGCGGGGATGAACTCGCCGAAGAACACGACGTCGGGCTTGAGCATGCCTCCGCAGACGCTGCACTCCGGCACGACGAACCCGTCGGAGCTGCCGGGCAGCACATCGCCGTCCGGCCCGAGCTCGACGTTCTCCGGCACGGTGATCCACGGGTTGTCGCGCTCGACGCGCTCGCCGATGTCACGACGGTCGAACACCTGACCGCAGTGCGTGCAGAAGACGCGCCGCATGGTGCCGTGCAGCTCGACGACCCTCCGGGAGCCGGCGCGGAGATGGAGACCGTCGACGTTCTGCGTGACGATCCCCGAGGCGACCCCGCTGCGCTCGAGGGCGGCGAGGGCCGCGTGCCCCGTGTTGGGCGCGGCGGCCGTGAAGGCGCGCCAGCCGAGATGCGAGCCGACCCAGTACCGGCGGCGTGCGGCCTCGTCGGAGAGGAACGTCTGCGCCGTCATCGGGGTGCGGCGAGGCGCCCCGGCGCCGCGGTAGTCGGGGATTCCCGAGTCCGTCGAGACCCCGGCGCCCGTGAGCACGGCCACGCGGCGTCCTGCGAGGGCGGCGATCGCGCGCCCGACGAGCGCGGTGTCGCCCGCGTCGAGCTGAGCGCTGAGAACCATGGAGCCTCCTCCCGGCGAGTCTAGGCGCGCCGTGTGTCGCGCAGGTGACATCGGCGCCGACGGCGCGCGGGAGAATGGCCGGATGACCATCGAGAGCATCGACGACCCCGCCGACGCGCGCCTCGCGGACTACCGCGACCTGACCGATGTCGCGCTCCGCCGCGCGAGCGAGCCGGCCGCGGGACTGTACATGGCGGAGTCGGCGAAGGTGCTGGGCCGGGCTCTCGCCGCGGGGCACGAGCCCCGTTCGGTCCTGACGGCGCGGAGATGGCTTCCCGACGTCGAGCGGCTGCTCGCCGGACGGGGCGACGTCCCGGTCTACCTCGTCGCGGACGACGTCGCCGAGGCGGTCACGGGCTACGCGGTGCACAGGGGCATGCTCGCGGCCATGCACCGCCCCGCGCTGCCGGCCGTCTCCGCGGTGCTGCGCGACGCGCGCACCGTCCTGGTGCTCGAGGACATCGTCGACCACACCAACGTGGGAGCGGCGTTCCGCGCGGCGGCGGGGCTGGGAGCCGATGCCGTCCTCGTGACGCCGCGCTGCGCCGACCCGCTCTACCGGCGCAGCGTGCGCGTGAGCATGGGGACGGTGTTCCAGGTCCCGTGGACGAGGCTCCCGGAGTGGACGTCGGGGGAGCACGAGGGCGCGAGCGACCTGCTCCGCGAAGCCGGTTTCCACCTGGCGGCGATGGCGCTCTCCGACGACGCCGTCGCGCTCGACGCCTTCGCCGCACGCCGGCCGGAGCGCGTCGCGTTCGCGCTGGGGGCGGAGGGGGACGGGCTCGGTCGGCGCGCCCTCGCCGCGGCCGACACGGTCGTGACCATCCCCATGGCGGGCGGGGTCGACTCCCTCAACGTCGCCTCCGCGGCAGCCGTCGCGCTCTGGGCGCTACGGCACCCGCCGGCGGCGTGACGCGCGCCCGCCCGTTCAGAGGCGGGGGCCCACGGGGCCCGGCTCGGGACGCTTGGCCGTGAGCAGGTCGCCGGAGGACTGATGACGCAGGCGCCGGAGCACCCACGGCACGAAGTGCGTCCGCGCCCAGACGAGGTCGCTCGCACGCGCCTCGCGCCACGTCCTCGCCGGCAGCGGGTCGGGCTCCATGGGGCGCAGGTCGTTGTCGACGTTGAGCGCGCGCAGGACCATCCGCGCGACCTCGTGGTGGCCGAGCGGGTTCATGTGCAGACGGTCGTCCGTGAAGAACCGTGCGTCCTGGATCTCCTTGAGCGCCCATTGATCGGCGACGATGCAGTCGTGCCGCTCGGCGATCGCGCGGAGGTTCTCGTTGTAGATCGCGATCTTGCCCCGGAACCGGCGGAAGACGGGCGACCACGCCACGTCGATCCCCGTGAAGACCACGATCGCGGCGCCGTCCGATCCCAGCCGCGCCACGGCGTCGTCGAACTGCGCGGCGATGTCGTCCGGGTCGGTGCCGGGGCGGATGACGTCGTTGCCGCCGGCGCAGATGGTGACGAGGTCGGGCTTGAGTGCGAGGGCGGGCTCGACCTGCTCGGCGACGATCTGGCCGATGAGCCTGCCACGCACCGCGAGGTTGGCGTACGCGAAGTCGTCGACCTGCTGGGCGAGCACCTCGGCCACCCGGTCGGCCCATCCGCGGTGCCCGCCGGAGGTCGCCGGCTCGGGGTCGCCGATCCCCTCCGTGAAGGAGTCGCCGAGCGCCACGTAGCGGCGCCAGGGGTGCGCCTCCGCGTTCGCGACGTACGGGGTGCGACTGGTGTCTTCCGCGGACATCGATCCTCGCCTTCCGGGGTTGAGCTGCCGCTACCGAGACTAGCCTCGAAACCCCTCCGAACGGATGTCGCACGGTGGGTCTATCGTGGATCTCCGTGCTGAGCCCGTCCTATCCGCAGAGAGCGCCGTGGGGGACCGCGGGCAAGCTGCGCGCGTGGCAGCAGGAGGCTCTCGACGTCTACTTCTCCCAGCCCGGCCGGCGCGACTTCCTCGTGGCGGCGACGCCCGGAGCCGGCAAGACGACCTTCGCCCTCACGCTGGCGAACGAGCTGCGTCATCGGGGCGACGTCGATCGCGTCATCGTCGTGTGCCCGACCGAGCACCTCAAGACGCAGTGGGCCGACGCCGCGGCGCGCCTGAGCATCCGCCTCGATCCCGACTTCCGCAACAGCCACTGGCAGCCGTCCCGCCAGTACCACGGCGTCGTCGTCACCTACGCGCAGGTCTCGATGAAGCCCGAGGTGCATCGTGAGCTCACCCGCAGCGCGCGGACCCTCGTCATCCTCGACGAGGT
This window of the Microbacterium sp. AB genome carries:
- a CDS encoding trypsin-like peptidase domain-containing protein — its product is MDDNQRSDETPEQNEDPAVAAGGEAAASGQPTADPGRAQQLNIPPRPAPPTGYGVNPAAPSQTPPSAAFGAQNAYQAHAGGQPTAENGHHAGAAFGATQPTQPLPRDGEQPGWAPAPVAEKKRTGAGKVAAAVLVAALVGGAAGFGGSWAWSSLSGGTSIASSSGTSPSNITVNNPGSVNEATAIATEVLPSVVTIDVAGASSSGSGSGVVLSDDGYVVTNTHVVTLGGTESDATIRVTTSDGHIYDATVVGTDPTYDLAVIKLEGASDLTPIDFADSSQLNVGATTVAVGAPLGLANTVTTGIVSALNRSIEIASSAAPEGDSTEDDDQGDSSSPWYFDIPGQEEQQSQATESIAISVIQTDAAINPGNSGGALVDSEGKLIGLNVAIATADSTSEESGSIGVGFAIPSNIVERVANEIVETGSATHGLLGASVQPSSQIEGATITGAYIAEVVGGGAAAEAGLQEGDIVTAFDGAPVSDAVDLTAQVRAAAAGSDATITYVRDGEEYTADVTLGTLE
- a CDS encoding CDP-glycerol glycerophosphotransferase family protein; this encodes MGLVGDVKRTTDFLRKAFTSRRAHRAVSRTFASRPLTPHRFRIAVYFADSEVNMYQMRQWYGPLRKLAERWPVVVMARNAMGAKALLDDGALPIAFVPSVTSVERFLDAQDIRIVLYVNQNTRNFQMFRYGGCWHVFINHGESDKMYMTTNQYKAYDFAFVAGQAARNRLSRVLWDYDIDRRTIEIGRPQADHYSADVPYAPDDRTVVLYAPTWEGDRPAARYGSVVTHGVELVDALLATGRHRVVYRPHPRSGVVDRAFGEANARIIQAIRTANEKDPSAQHVYDDGPDLGWQLAAADVAIVDISAMVYDRLAVGKPLLITLPADPAAEIDEGGYLSACEWLEPEGALDIVAEIDRVRADPEATERLAHWVEHYFGDTTPGAATAKFHAAVEQLMAKWDDWNARAGA
- a CDS encoding CDP-glycerol glycerophosphotransferase family protein, producing the protein MASFSFGAGNAAKLLRLPLYGLGRLVTLIVPRTDRWVFGCGAGVGDGPLEIWRIASSEGRDTVWLAADEAEAREAEALGIPALPKFSWRGFWATARGGVLVVSYGAGDVNPYAVSGGFLAQLWHGIPLKRIGLDSAETVRSALLPDSAAVSRLLAWLYRGAQRRISLIPAASHLVRGRLESAFGLPDGRVVVTGEPRVDVLSRGGEDDRRTRGREIVRSVVGDAPDGAALVLYAPTWRDGDVDPAVPDAAGWREIVDALDRVNAVLLVRSHRLGEGSYTPPFATERVRDLGAHRLRDVTAALPGLDALVTDYSSLAYDAGLVPLPVLYLAPDVDAYRSRRGFYGSYRDVAGDDHATGWTELIAQLVALREDAAIREDRTARSARLSGRMHAFRDGGNARRVYDAIIARRGAGRSPRRGRR
- a CDS encoding CDP-glycerol glycerophosphotransferase family protein; the protein is MTTARLEPDGTLLVVEGEGPRPPSAFLEGARLRVEGRLTGRGKTWKARFPLTAARWGGEELPLPSGRYRIVVEGEEPPEPLPSQLVGGLRATIEGDVLVVGPPTDPVYDTADAQGALERRYLSRAIPLEDAVFFESFYGRHASCNPLAIDRELARRAPHVTRYWSVVDLSVAVPEGAVPVVEGSPEWWRARSVSRLLVVNDWLRRAFARRPGQRVLQTWHGTPLKRLALHRRGFAPRRWGATLKESRRWDVLLAQNPYAAGILGRAYAFLRKPVWVEGYPRNDRLVTGDPRAARERLGIGPDERVLLYAPTWRDDREEIVDFLDPSGLAVGADAVVLVRGHSRTLIPGRDVTGPRVVDVTAYPDTAELLLAADALITDYSSVMFDFSVTGKPMYFLVPDLEHYRGELRGFYFDLAAHAPGPLVRDVDELLDALDGDSSEYAGRYEAWRRRFNAREDGHAAERVVARILDQGFVSRG
- a CDS encoding glycosyltransferase family 2 protein — its product is MRNDPAVGPRQPRRDATQVAADAGVSFVMPVLNEIGYLRRAVETTLAQEVPGPIELVLALGPSTDGTTALAHELAAADDRIVLVENPAADIPVGLNAAIRASSHPTIVRVDAHSELTPGYATRALDTLARTRAGNVGGVMRADGRTPFQRAVAWAYNSPIGLGGAAYHGGSLEGEAESAYLGVIRRAVLDDVGLFDETIRRGEDWELNLRIRSAGYRVWFDPALSVTYWPRSSWTRLAKQFLATGRWRGELFRRYGRRNALKYFAPPALVILIALALVVGALLASGAAAALPWLAVVAPAVLLPVAAYVLLVVAFSAVARGPGFGLRERGWLLAVLPTMHLAWGTGFLTGAVRGAHDTVDTSRLSGRNTPLP